A single Pseudomonas brassicacearum DNA region contains:
- a CDS encoding DUF1328 domain-containing protein translates to MLSWAITFLIIAIIAAVLGFGGIAGTATGIAKILFVVFLVMFIASFFFGRRGRG, encoded by the coding sequence ACCTTCCTGATCATTGCCATCATCGCCGCGGTACTGGGCTTCGGTGGTATCGCAGGCACCGCCACGGGCATCGCCAAGATTCTCTTTGTCGTGTTTCTGGTGATGTTCATCGCTTCCTTCTTCTTTGGCCGTCGTGGCCGAGGCTGA
- a CDS encoding inhibitor of vertebrate lysozyme family protein, with translation MSVSFKGLAAALLLGGSAMAMAANDGQMRVNELLEADPQYRETWQQVVEKEERLPEWVMNLSGDAQQMNAVEEDGDKYLVGPLCETQATCRSKRLFVAVSFDKDEAYAMLVEVPAALPADKSPTRHADYRFLGKPDDGMQKLLMEQLKKDPNWY, from the coding sequence ATGAGCGTTTCATTCAAAGGACTGGCCGCCGCCCTGTTGCTGGGCGGCAGCGCCATGGCAATGGCTGCCAATGATGGACAGATGCGCGTCAATGAGTTGCTTGAGGCCGACCCGCAATACCGTGAAACCTGGCAGCAGGTCGTGGAAAAAGAAGAACGCCTGCCTGAATGGGTGATGAACCTGTCGGGCGATGCCCAGCAGATGAATGCCGTCGAGGAAGACGGCGACAAGTACTTGGTGGGACCACTGTGTGAAACCCAGGCGACGTGCCGCAGCAAGCGCCTGTTTGTCGCCGTCAGTTTCGACAAGGACGAGGCCTACGCCATGTTGGTTGAAGTCCCGGCCGCACTACCCGCCGACAAATCGCCGACTCGTCACGCTGACTACCGTTTCCTCGGCAAGCCCGATGACGGTATGCAGAAACTGTTAATGGAACAACTCAAGAAAGATCCGAACTGGTACTGA
- the gltP gene encoding glutamate/aspartate:proton symporter GltP codes for MKKARLSLAWQILIGLVLGIALGALLNHFSAEKAWWISNVLQPAGDIFIRLIKMIVIPIVISSLIVGIAGVGDAKKLGRIGLKTILYFEVVTTIAIVVGLLLANFFQPGSGIDMSTLGTVDISKYQATAAEVQHEHAFVQTILNLIPSNIFAAVARGEMLPIIFFSVLFGLGLSSLQSDLREPLVKMFQGVSESMFKVTHMIMQYAPIGVFALIAVTVANFGFASLLPLAKLVILVYVAIAFFAFVVLGLIARLFGFSVLKLMRIFKDELVLAYSTASSETVLPRVIEKMEAYGAPKAICSFVVPTGYSFNLDGSTLYQSIAAIFIAQLYGIDLSISQQLLLVLTLMVTSKGIAGVPGVSFVVLLATLGSVGIPLEGLAFIAGVDRIMDMARTALNVIGNALAVLVIARWEGMYDDAKGQRYWNSLPHWRSKEPLPAGETSSH; via the coding sequence ATGAAGAAGGCACGACTAAGCCTCGCCTGGCAGATCCTCATCGGTCTGGTGCTAGGGATTGCATTGGGCGCGCTGCTCAACCATTTCAGTGCCGAGAAGGCCTGGTGGATCAGCAACGTGCTGCAACCGGCGGGCGATATCTTTATCCGTCTGATCAAGATGATCGTGATCCCGATCGTGATTTCCTCGCTGATCGTCGGCATTGCCGGAGTCGGTGATGCCAAGAAGCTCGGGCGCATCGGTCTCAAGACCATCCTTTACTTCGAAGTCGTCACCACCATCGCCATCGTCGTCGGCCTGCTGCTGGCCAACTTCTTCCAGCCCGGCAGCGGCATCGACATGAGCACCCTGGGTACGGTGGATATTTCCAAATACCAGGCCACGGCCGCGGAAGTCCAGCATGAACATGCGTTCGTCCAGACCATCCTCAACCTGATCCCGTCGAATATCTTCGCCGCCGTTGCCCGTGGCGAGATGCTGCCGATCATTTTCTTCTCCGTATTGTTCGGCCTGGGCCTGTCCAGCCTGCAATCGGACCTGCGCGAGCCGCTGGTGAAGATGTTCCAGGGCGTGTCGGAAAGCATGTTCAAGGTCACCCACATGATCATGCAATACGCCCCGATCGGCGTGTTCGCCCTGATCGCGGTGACGGTCGCCAACTTCGGTTTCGCGTCGCTGCTGCCGCTGGCCAAACTGGTGATCCTGGTTTACGTCGCCATCGCCTTCTTCGCCTTCGTGGTGCTGGGCCTGATCGCCCGCCTGTTTGGCTTCTCGGTGCTCAAGCTGATGCGCATCTTCAAGGATGAGCTGGTGCTGGCTTACTCCACCGCCAGTTCCGAAACCGTGCTGCCGCGCGTGATCGAGAAGATGGAAGCCTATGGCGCGCCAAAAGCCATCTGCAGCTTCGTGGTGCCCACCGGCTATTCGTTCAACCTCGATGGCTCGACCCTGTACCAGAGCATCGCGGCGATTTTCATCGCCCAGCTGTACGGCATCGACCTGTCCATCAGCCAGCAGTTGCTGCTGGTGCTGACCTTGATGGTCACCTCCAAAGGCATCGCCGGTGTGCCGGGGGTGTCGTTCGTGGTGTTGCTGGCGACCTTGGGCAGCGTGGGCATTCCGCTCGAAGGCCTGGCTTTCATTGCCGGTGTCGACCGCATCATGGACATGGCCCGTACCGCCCTGAACGTTATCGGCAACGCCCTGGCCGTGCTGGTCATCGCCCGCTGGGAAGGCATGTACGACGACGCCAAGGGCCAGCGCTACTGGAACTCCCTGCCGCACTGGCGCAGCAAAGAGCCGCTGCCGGCGGGGGAAACTTCCAGCCATTGA
- a CDS encoding nucleoside recognition domain-containing protein, with translation MLNGLWLGFFIVAAVSALAQWLIGGNAGIFAAMVESIFAMAKLSVEVMVLLFGTLTLWLGFLRIAEKAGIVDWLAKALGPLFLRLMPEVPAGHPAIGLITLNFAANGLGLDNAATPIGLKAMRALQDLNPSPTIASNAQILFLVLNASSLTLLPVTIFMYRAQQGAPDPTLVFLPILLATSASTLVGLLSVAFMQRLRLWDPVVLAYLIPGALALGGFMALLATLSATALAGLSSILGNLTLFGLIILFLVVGALRKVKVYEAFIEGAKEGFDVAKTLLPYLVAMLCAVGVLRASGALDFGLDGIRHLVQWAGWDTRFVDALPTALVKPFSGSAARAMLIETMKTSGVDSFPAMVAATIQGSTETTFYVLAVYFGAVGIQRARHAVGCALLAEFSGVVAAIGVCYWFFG, from the coding sequence ATGCTCAATGGCCTGTGGCTTGGCTTCTTTATCGTGGCAGCCGTGTCGGCGCTGGCGCAGTGGCTGATCGGTGGCAACGCCGGAATCTTCGCGGCCATGGTGGAAAGCATCTTTGCCATGGCCAAGCTGTCGGTTGAGGTCATGGTCCTGCTGTTCGGCACCTTGACCCTGTGGTTGGGCTTTTTGCGCATCGCCGAAAAGGCCGGCATCGTCGACTGGCTGGCCAAGGCCCTCGGCCCGCTGTTCTTGCGCCTGATGCCCGAGGTGCCTGCCGGCCACCCGGCCATTGGCCTGATCACCCTCAACTTCGCCGCCAACGGCCTGGGACTGGACAACGCGGCCACCCCCATCGGCCTCAAGGCCATGCGCGCCCTGCAAGACCTCAACCCCAGCCCGACCATCGCCAGCAATGCGCAGATCCTGTTCCTGGTGCTCAATGCCTCGTCGCTGACGCTGCTGCCGGTGACGATCTTCATGTACCGCGCGCAGCAAGGCGCGCCGGACCCGACCCTGGTGTTCCTGCCGATCCTGCTCGCCACCAGCGCCTCGACCCTGGTGGGACTGCTGTCGGTGGCGTTCATGCAACGCCTGCGGTTGTGGGACCCGGTGGTGCTGGCTTATCTGATCCCGGGGGCGCTGGCGCTGGGCGGGTTCATGGCGCTGTTGGCAACGCTCTCGGCCACGGCGCTGGCGGGGTTGTCATCGATTCTTGGCAACCTGACGCTGTTTGGCCTGATCATCCTGTTCCTGGTGGTGGGGGCCCTGCGCAAGGTCAAGGTGTATGAAGCCTTCATCGAGGGCGCCAAGGAGGGCTTCGACGTCGCCAAGACGTTGCTGCCCTACCTGGTAGCCATGCTCTGCGCCGTGGGCGTGCTGCGGGCTTCGGGGGCGCTGGATTTCGGCCTCGACGGCATCCGGCACCTGGTGCAGTGGGCCGGCTGGGACACGCGCTTCGTCGATGCCTTGCCGACCGCCTTGGTCAAGCCATTCTCCGGCAGTGCCGCCCGGGCGATGCTGATCGAGACCATGAAGACCTCCGGCGTCGACAGCTTCCCGGCCATGGTGGCGGCAACCATCCAGGGCAGCACCGAGACCACGTTCTACGTGCTGGCGGTGTATTTCGGCGCCGTGGGCATCCAGCGGGCGCGCCATGCCGTGGGGTGTGCGCTGCTGGCCGAATTCTCCGGGGTCGTGGCGGCGATTGGGGTTTGCTACTGGTTCTTCGGCTGA
- a CDS encoding ABC-type transport auxiliary lipoprotein family protein, which translates to MKPSNRFIRPLLLLAGFVLVGGCSILPKAEPSNVYRLPATQVPASAGTAVSWSLRLASPQASEVLNSPKIAVIPQGNLFSSYAASRWSDPAPVLLRNRLLDGFAQDGRVRLLSVADSNLQADLELGGQLQAFQTEYQGTAATVVVRLDALLVRGFDQRILASRRFEVRQPLSDVKVPAVVDGFGRAGDRLTAEVVAWTLEQGQRFATPAPD; encoded by the coding sequence ATGAAGCCGTCCAACCGGTTTATCCGCCCTCTTCTCTTGCTGGCAGGATTTGTCCTGGTAGGCGGTTGCTCGATTTTGCCCAAGGCTGAACCTTCGAATGTGTATCGCTTGCCCGCCACCCAGGTCCCGGCATCTGCGGGCACGGCGGTGAGCTGGTCGCTGCGCCTGGCCAGCCCCCAGGCCAGCGAGGTGCTCAACAGCCCGAAAATCGCGGTGATCCCCCAGGGCAATCTGTTCAGCAGCTACGCCGCCTCGCGCTGGAGCGACCCGGCCCCGGTGTTGTTGCGCAACCGCCTGCTCGATGGCTTCGCCCAGGATGGACGCGTCAGGCTGTTGAGCGTCGCCGACAGCAACCTGCAAGCAGACCTGGAACTGGGCGGGCAATTGCAGGCGTTCCAGACCGAATACCAGGGCACTGCGGCCACCGTGGTGGTTCGCCTGGACGCGCTGCTGGTGCGCGGGTTCGACCAGCGCATCCTGGCCAGTCGCCGTTTTGAAGTGCGCCAGCCGTTGAGCGATGTGAAAGTGCCGGCGGTGGTGGACGGCTTTGGCCGGGCCGGTGACCGGCTGACGGCCGAAGTAGTGGCCTGGACATTGGAGCAAGGCCAGCGTTTCGCAACGCCTGCGCCTGACTGA
- a CDS encoding MlaD family protein translates to METRAHHVLIGLFTVIVVAGALLFGLWLAKSNVDSEFKYYEVVFNEAVSGLSRGSSVEYSGIKVGDVVNLRLDPKDPRRVLARVRLSGETPVKQDTQAKLALTGITGTSIIQLSGGTPQSPALTGHDGEPPVIIAAPSPIARLLNNSDDVMTSINLLLHNANEVFSSDNVQSLGKTLEHLEQTTGVIAEQRGDIRQAMQQLASIGKQASATLEQTTALMRNANGLLNDQGKQAFGSAGQAMQSLARSTATLDKLLSDNRDSLNNGMQGLNALAPAVRELRETLSALRGISRRLDANPSGYLLGNDKDKEFTP, encoded by the coding sequence ATGGAAACCCGAGCCCATCATGTGCTGATCGGCCTGTTCACCGTCATTGTGGTGGCCGGCGCCCTGTTGTTTGGCCTGTGGCTGGCCAAGTCCAACGTGGACAGCGAATTCAAGTATTACGAAGTGGTGTTCAACGAGGCGGTCAGCGGGTTGTCCCGAGGCAGCTCGGTGGAGTACAGCGGGATCAAGGTCGGCGACGTCGTCAACCTGCGCCTGGACCCGAAGGACCCGCGTCGGGTGTTGGCGCGGGTGCGCTTGAGCGGGGAAACACCGGTCAAGCAAGACACCCAGGCCAAGCTGGCACTGACCGGCATCACCGGCACCTCGATTATCCAGCTCAGCGGCGGCACGCCCCAAAGCCCGGCGCTGACGGGGCACGACGGTGAGCCGCCAGTGATCATCGCCGCACCCTCGCCTATCGCCCGCCTGCTCAACAACAGCGATGACGTGATGACCAGCATCAACCTGCTGCTGCACAACGCCAATGAGGTGTTTTCCTCGGACAACGTTCAAAGCCTGGGCAAGACGCTCGAGCATCTGGAACAAACCACCGGGGTCATTGCCGAGCAGCGCGGCGATATTCGCCAGGCCATGCAGCAACTGGCGTCCATCGGCAAACAGGCCAGCGCCACGCTGGAACAGACCACCGCGTTGATGCGCAACGCCAATGGCTTGCTCAACGACCAGGGCAAACAAGCGTTCGGCAGCGCCGGCCAGGCCATGCAGTCCCTGGCTCGCAGCACCGCAACGCTCGACAAACTGTTGAGTGACAACCGCGATTCGTTGAATAACGGCATGCAAGGCCTCAATGCCCTTGCGCCAGCCGTGCGCGAGCTGCGCGAAACCCTGAGCGCCTTGCGGGGGATTTCCCGGCGCCTGGATGCCAACCCCAGCGGCTATTTGCTGGGCAATGACAAGGACAAGGAGTTCACGCCATGA
- a CDS encoding ABC transporter ATP-binding protein, whose protein sequence is MSQALRPPAEAVIQVRGLCNRFGRQSVHENLDLDVYKGEILAVVGGSGSGKSVLLRSIVGLNRPSEGSVRVFGEDLPSLPPEQRSRVERRFGVLFQKGALFSSLTVTENVALPLIEHAGLSRADAEHLAAVKLALAGLPLSAADKYPASLSGGMIKRAALARALALDPDILFLDEPTAGLDPIGAAAFDQLILTLRDALGLSVFLVTHDLDTLYTITDRVAVLAQKKVLVADVIDKVSETDDPWIHEYFHGPRGRAALSAATQSNEV, encoded by the coding sequence GTGAGCCAAGCCCTACGACCACCCGCTGAGGCGGTGATTCAAGTGCGGGGCCTGTGCAATCGCTTTGGCCGCCAGAGCGTGCACGAAAACCTCGACCTGGACGTGTACAAGGGCGAGATTCTCGCCGTGGTCGGCGGCTCCGGCAGCGGCAAATCGGTGCTGCTGCGCAGCATCGTCGGCCTGAACCGCCCCAGCGAAGGCTCCGTGCGGGTGTTCGGCGAGGACTTGCCGAGCCTGCCCCCGGAGCAACGTTCGCGGGTGGAACGGCGCTTTGGCGTGTTGTTTCAGAAAGGCGCGCTGTTTTCGTCACTGACCGTGACAGAAAACGTCGCCCTGCCGCTGATCGAACATGCCGGGCTCAGCCGGGCCGACGCCGAGCACCTGGCGGCGGTGAAACTCGCGCTGGCCGGGCTGCCACTCTCGGCCGCCGACAAATACCCCGCCTCGCTGTCCGGCGGCATGATCAAGCGCGCGGCCCTGGCCCGTGCGCTGGCCCTGGACCCGGACATCCTGTTTCTCGACGAACCCACCGCCGGCCTCGATCCCATCGGTGCGGCGGCGTTCGACCAGTTGATCCTGACGCTGCGCGATGCCCTGGGCTTGAGCGTGTTCCTGGTCACCCACGACCTGGACACCCTCTACACCATCACCGACCGGGTGGCGGTGCTGGCGCAGAAAAAAGTCCTGGTGGCCGATGTCATCGACAAGGTGTCGGAAACCGACGACCCCTGGATTCACGAATACTTCCATGGCCCTCGCGGCCGCGCGGCGTTATCGGCCGCTACACAATCCAACGAGGTTTGA
- a CDS encoding ABC transporter permease → MTPGSHIGTARLDTSRSPAQLRVGGDWTLAHYAQLKRLSESLRGQYDENTLIDLNGLGALDTAGASLLVELLGSERLGKTAEHPDCRLPAAERALLQTVYCSLTDFCAPVKEPQVSVMTQLLARIGGAVDKVWQDTLQLLGFVGLILETLGRNLFRPRRWRMTAMVVHIEQTGLDAAPIVALLTFLVGAVVAFLGATVLADFGASIFTVDLVAFSFLREFGVLLTAILMAGRTASAFTAQIGSMKANEEIDAIRTLGLDPVELLVIPRVLALLVALPMLTFLAMLSGIIGGGVVCALSLGISPAMFLTLLQSDIGVQHFLVGMAKAPIFAFLIAAVGCLEGFKVSGSAESVGAHTTSSVVQSIFVVIVLDAVAALFFMEMNW, encoded by the coding sequence ATGACCCCCGGATCCCACATTGGCACTGCCCGGCTGGACACGTCTCGCTCTCCGGCGCAGCTACGGGTCGGCGGCGACTGGACGCTGGCCCATTACGCGCAGCTCAAGCGCTTGAGCGAATCCTTGCGCGGCCAATACGACGAGAACACCCTGATCGACCTCAACGGCCTCGGCGCCCTCGACACCGCCGGGGCTTCGTTGCTGGTGGAGCTGCTGGGGTCCGAACGGCTGGGCAAGACCGCCGAGCACCCCGATTGCCGCTTGCCGGCCGCCGAGCGGGCGCTGTTGCAGACGGTCTACTGCTCGCTGACAGACTTTTGTGCGCCGGTGAAAGAGCCGCAGGTCAGCGTGATGACACAGCTGCTGGCACGGATCGGCGGCGCCGTGGACAAAGTCTGGCAAGACACCCTGCAACTGCTGGGTTTTGTCGGCCTGATCCTGGAAACCCTGGGCCGCAACCTGTTTCGTCCCAGGCGGTGGCGCATGACAGCGATGGTCGTTCACATCGAACAGACCGGCCTGGACGCGGCCCCCATCGTCGCCCTGCTGACATTCCTGGTGGGCGCGGTGGTGGCGTTCCTCGGCGCGACGGTGCTGGCCGATTTCGGCGCCAGCATCTTTACCGTGGACCTGGTGGCGTTCTCGTTCCTGCGCGAGTTCGGCGTATTGCTCACGGCCATCCTCATGGCGGGCCGCACTGCCAGCGCGTTCACCGCGCAGATCGGCTCGATGAAGGCCAACGAAGAAATCGACGCGATCCGCACCCTTGGCCTCGATCCGGTCGAGTTGCTGGTCATTCCACGGGTGCTGGCGCTGTTGGTGGCGCTGCCGATGCTGACCTTCCTGGCCATGCTTTCAGGAATTATCGGTGGCGGCGTGGTCTGCGCTTTGTCGCTGGGTATTTCACCGGCCATGTTCCTGACACTGTTGCAGTCGGACATCGGCGTGCAACATTTCCTGGTGGGGATGGCCAAGGCGCCGATCTTTGCCTTCCTGATCGCCGCCGTAGGCTGCCTGGAGGGTTTCAAGGTCAGTGGCAGTGCCGAGTCGGTCGGGGCTCACACCACGTCCAGCGTGGTGCAGTCGATTTTCGTGGTGATTGTGCTCGATGCCGTGGCCGCGCTGTTTTTCATGGAGATGAACTGGTGA
- a CDS encoding DUF5924 family protein — MQNLTLYIQRILELMKRYPGVIALGGFISGVGSFMLVDRQQGLATWIAIMMLVSWLWLMVENSMTRLFARIFKREIPQPLLRYATQMIHQESLFFVLPFFFITTTWNSSQLIFTGLLTVAALISIIDPLYYKWLAPRRWAFLALHTLTLFAALLTALPVILHLTTDQSFKLALGIAMLLSFPSLASIFPIRTVRNALAILCITVGIGAAGWVLRSWVPPATLWMTEVAISTQLEDRTPGASLKEVSAAQIRGNGLYAYTAINAPRGLDERIYHVWQFNGKEVDRIALDIHGGRKEGYRAWTHKQNFPQDPTGKWQVRVLTENGQMIGVLRFTVNAATPEAN; from the coding sequence ATGCAAAACCTGACGCTCTACATCCAGCGCATCCTTGAATTAATGAAGCGCTATCCAGGGGTCATTGCGCTCGGTGGTTTCATTTCCGGGGTCGGCAGTTTCATGCTGGTGGATCGCCAGCAGGGCCTGGCGACGTGGATCGCCATCATGATGCTGGTGAGCTGGCTCTGGCTGATGGTCGAGAACAGCATGACCCGGCTGTTCGCGCGGATTTTCAAACGGGAAATCCCCCAGCCGCTGTTGCGCTACGCCACGCAGATGATTCACCAGGAAAGCCTGTTTTTCGTCCTGCCGTTTTTCTTCATCACCACCACCTGGAACAGCAGCCAGCTGATTTTCACCGGCCTGCTGACCGTCGCGGCGCTGATTTCGATCATCGACCCGCTGTACTACAAATGGCTGGCGCCCCGGCGCTGGGCCTTCCTGGCGTTGCACACGCTGACGCTGTTCGCCGCCCTGCTCACGGCGTTGCCGGTCATCCTGCACCTGACCACCGACCAGAGCTTCAAGCTGGCCCTGGGCATTGCCATGCTGCTGTCGTTTCCCAGCCTGGCCTCGATCTTCCCGATCCGCACCGTGCGCAACGCCCTGGCGATCCTGTGCATCACCGTGGGGATTGGCGCCGCTGGCTGGGTGCTGCGCTCCTGGGTGCCACCGGCCACGCTGTGGATGACCGAAGTGGCGATCAGTACCCAGCTGGAGGACCGCACGCCGGGCGCCAGCCTCAAGGAGGTCAGTGCGGCGCAGATTCGCGGCAACGGCTTGTACGCCTACACCGCCATCAATGCGCCGCGAGGGCTTGATGAGCGGATTTATCACGTCTGGCAGTTCAACGGCAAAGAAGTCGACCGCATCGCCCTGGACATCCACGGCGGGCGCAAGGAAGGCTATCGCGCCTGGACCCACAAGCAGAACTTCCCGCAAGACCCGACGGGCAAATGGCAGGTGCGGGTGCTGACGGAAAATGGCCAGATGATCGGCGTGCTGCGTTTCACGGTGAACGCCGCCACGCCCGAAGCAAATTAA
- a CDS encoding M16 family metallopeptidase has product MRCLLLAVLLLGSLPVVALDRFQVEGYTLPNGMQLILKPGTERGHVAIRLVVGVGLDDFSCADKELPHLLEHLLFSGVDESGEGGLEERMQALGGEWNAFTSNADTTFVIEAPARNQRKVLDLLLALLTRTRIDENALEAAKRVVEREDGGHYTHLQRWLDHQDLGHKASNQLAVELGLHCAERAEVQRHTLARLEQVRKAWYAPNNMTLIVVGDLDRLLPAYLERTFGELDPVEPSAHEALPQIRYKAVTKRNLIHGLVGDSAKLHWLFPEPVLDEQHDETFDLLKDYLDWALYRQLRLARGLSYGPWTEREVFGGVGFFSLNADLSREDLPQAEQALEELRKSLLKDGLDPAGFVRIKRAAIAHQSWAVQGNSALADYYWGALGDYEDGRFANPALRLQEVSLEQANVALRELLKDPGYLRIEKPLLSDDEFVWGLGGLLGLLLLGLVMWQVRRRRRS; this is encoded by the coding sequence ATGCGCTGTTTGTTGCTCGCCGTTCTTTTGCTCGGTTCACTGCCCGTGGTCGCCCTGGACCGGTTTCAGGTCGAAGGCTATACGTTGCCCAACGGCATGCAGCTGATACTCAAGCCCGGCACCGAGCGCGGGCATGTGGCGATCCGCTTGGTGGTCGGCGTGGGCCTGGACGACTTCAGCTGTGCCGACAAGGAACTGCCGCATCTGCTCGAACACCTGCTGTTCAGCGGCGTCGATGAGAGCGGTGAAGGCGGCCTGGAGGAGCGCATGCAAGCCTTGGGTGGCGAGTGGAATGCCTTCACGAGCAACGCCGACACCACGTTCGTTATCGAGGCGCCGGCGCGCAATCAACGCAAGGTCCTGGACCTGCTGCTGGCGCTGTTGACCCGCACCCGTATCGACGAAAACGCCTTGGAGGCGGCCAAGCGGGTGGTGGAACGCGAGGACGGTGGCCACTACACCCACCTGCAACGCTGGCTCGATCACCAGGACCTGGGCCACAAGGCCAGCAACCAGTTGGCGGTCGAGTTGGGCCTGCACTGCGCGGAACGGGCCGAGGTCCAGCGCCACACCCTTGCCCGCCTCGAACAAGTGCGCAAGGCCTGGTATGCACCGAACAACATGACGTTGATCGTGGTTGGCGATCTCGACCGACTGTTGCCGGCCTACCTGGAACGCACCTTTGGCGAACTCGATCCGGTGGAGCCCAGCGCACATGAGGCACTGCCGCAGATCCGCTACAAGGCGGTCACCAAACGCAACCTGATCCACGGCCTGGTCGGCGACAGCGCCAAGCTTCATTGGCTGTTCCCGGAGCCGGTGCTGGATGAGCAGCATGACGAAACCTTCGACCTGCTCAAGGATTACCTGGACTGGGCACTCTATCGCCAACTGCGCCTGGCACGCGGCTTGTCCTACGGACCGTGGACCGAGCGCGAGGTGTTCGGCGGCGTTGGCTTTTTCAGCCTGAACGCGGACCTGTCCCGCGAAGACCTGCCCCAAGCCGAACAGGCGCTGGAAGAACTGCGCAAGTCATTGCTCAAGGATGGCCTGGACCCCGCCGGTTTCGTGCGGATCAAACGCGCGGCCATTGCCCACCAATCCTGGGCGGTTCAAGGCAACAGCGCACTGGCCGATTACTACTGGGGTGCCCTGGGCGATTATGAAGACGGCCGCTTCGCCAACCCGGCCCTGCGCCTGCAGGAGGTGAGCCTGGAACAAGCCAACGTGGCCCTGCGCGAACTGCTCAAGGACCCGGGTTACCTGCGCATCGAGAAGCCTTTGCTCAGTGATGATGAATTCGTCTGGGGGCTGGGCGGCTTGCTGGGGTTGCTGTTGCTCGGACTGGTGATGTGGCAAGTGCGTCGGCGACGTAGGAGCTGA